ATCGGAGACCAGGTCAACGCGTGGCACCTTGCGCTTGGCATTGCGGTGCATGCGCGGCGCCTTGCCGAACAGCACGTCCATCGGCAGATCGATGACGGTGAGGTCGCGGCGCGAGTCGCGAACGGTCAGGCGTTCTTCCGCCGTTGCCTCGCCCACGACGGCGTAGGGACAGCGTTCCCGCGCGCAGATCGATTCGAATTCGGCCAGCCGCCCGCGCGGCAGGCCGAGCACGTAGCGCTCCTGCGATTCGTTGCACCACAGCTGCATCGGCGTGAGCTGCGGGTCATCGCAGGGGATCGCGGCCATGTCGATCTGGCCACCGACGTGTGAGTCGTGCAGCAGTTCGGGAATGGCATTGGACAGGCCACCCGCACCCACGTCATGCACGCTGACAATCGGATTGCCCTCGCCCAGCGCCCAGCACGCATCGATAACTTCCTGGCAGCGGCGCTCCATCTCCGGGTTGTCGCGCTGCACGGAGGCGAAATCCAGCTCTTCCGAACTCGTGCCCGAAGCCACCGATGAAGCCGCGCCGCCGCCCAGGCCGATCAGCATGGCCGGGCCACCCAGAACGATCACGGCGTCGCCCGGCGAAAGGTTCCGCTTCTGCACGTGGCCACGGCGCAGGTTGGCCAGGCCACCGGCGATCATGATCGGCTTGTCGTAGCCGCGCCGCACGCCCGGCACGCCCGTTTCCTGCTCAAAGCAGCGGAAATACCCGCCGAGCGCGGGACGACCGAATTCATTGTTGAAGGACGCGGCACCAATCGGGCCGTCGCGCATGATTTCGAAGGCCGAGGCCATGCGCGGTGGCAGGGCGCGGTCGTTCTCCCACGGCCGCTGCAGGTCGGGGATACGCAGGTGCGACACCGAGAAGCCGGTCAGGCCGGCCTTTGGCTTGCCACCGCGGCCAGTCGCACCTTCATCGCGGATCTCGCCACCCGAACCGGTCGATGCGCCTGGGAACGGCGCAATCGCCGTCGGGTGGTTATGGGTTTCCACCTTGATCGCATAGTCGATCAGTTCGGCATGCGGCCGGTAGACGCCGTCGGCGTCGGCGAAGAAACGCTGCCCTTCGCTGCCGGCGATCACGGCAGCGTTATCGGAATAGGCCGACAGGGTGTGCGCAGGAGAAGTCTGGTGGGTGTGCTTGATCATCGCGAACAGGGACTTTTCCTGGTCCTGGCCGTCGATGGTCCAGCTGGCGTTGAACACCTTGTGCCGGCAATGCTCGGAGTTGGCCTGCGCGAACATCATGAGTTCGGCATCGGACGGATCGCGCTGCAATTCCCCGTAGCGCGCCGCGAGGTATTCGATCTCGTCCGCGGCCAAGGCCAGTCCGAGGCGCTGGTTGGCTTCGTTAAGCGCGGCGATGCCGTCGCTGCCCAGGGCCACGTGCGCCAGCGGACCGGGATTTCCGGCCAGGAACAGCCCGTTGGCATCGGCCAGGTCCGTCAGGACCGAGTGCACCATCGGGTCATGCAGCACGCGGACCAGCGCCTTCCACTCGGCGGTGCCCTTGGCCGGAATGCCGTCGATCTGGAACGCCTGGCCGCGCTCCACGCGCGTCACGGGGAAACCGCAGCCGCGCAGGATATCGGTGGCCTTGGTCGACCACGGCGAGATCGTTCCCACGCGCGGCACCACCCACAGAGTGGCTGCGCCGGCGGGCCCGGGCCGGGCCTCGAGCACGTCGCCGATACGCTGGCGCACCTCGTCGGTCAAGCCATCGGGCGCATCGAGGAAGTAGACAAAGCGGGCGCTGACAAGGCGCGTCGCACGGACGATCTCGGCCAGTTGACGATTGAGGCGGTCGAGACGGAAGGCGGACAGGGCAGGTTGCCCGTCAAGGACGATCATGGATTGCCGTTCCGGAGAGGGGTTCTCAGAAGGGCGCGCATGATAACCGCTGGGGTCGGGCGCTCGCCATCTTTGGGACTGAACCGGACTCGCCCGCCGGGACGTTGTTTACATCCGGAGCCCTCGCCAACCCGCCCGGCGACGGCCCGCATCCCGCCATACAGAAAAACGGCCCCGTTTCCGGGGCCGCTTTCGATCATGCAATGGCGTGCTTACTTGGACGCCGTGGCGAGGGCGTCCAGGCGCTGGCGCATGGCTTCAGGCGGGAGGTATCCGCCGATCTGGGTGCCGTCCGGCGCAATGATCGTCGGGGTGCCGTTGATGCCAACCCGCTGGCCCAGTTCAAACTGTTCGGCGATCGGGTTGTCACACTTGGCCGATTTCGGATCCTTGCCGGCCTTGGCGTCGGTGAAGGCACGATTGCGGTCGGACGCGCACCAGACGGATACGGCCTTGTCATAGGACGGCGTGCCGACGCCCGAACGCGGGAACCACAGGTATTCGAGCGCGATGCCCTGCTGGTTGTACTGGGCGATGTTCTCGTGCAGCTTGCGGCAGTAGCCGCAGTCGATGTCCGTGTACACCGTCACGGTGTATTTCGGGTCCTTCGGTGCGAAAACGATGCGCTTGGACTTGGGTACCTGGTCGATCAGCTCCTTGCGGATGCCGGCCAGGCGCGACTCGGTGAGATCTTTCTTGTTGGCGATGTCGAACAGGCTGCCCTGGAGCAGGTACTTGCCGTCGGAGCTGACATAGACAACCTGGCCGCCGGTCACCACTTCGGAGAAACCCGGCAGGGCGGACTTGGAGATCGAGTCGATCTTCGCATTCGGCACCAGGGAGTGGATGGCGTCGGTAATGGCCTTGTTGTCCTCGGCCGCGAAGGCGGTGGTGGTCGCCGCCGCGAAGGCGAGGGCCAGGCTGAGCTTGGTGAACATCGCAACATCCTCTGGTGGTATGCGTAGGCAAACTCCGGACAGCGCGGCAAACCAATAGTTCCCGCGCCCGATCGGACTTCCGGACAGGCGGTAGAGAGTGCCCTTTGTGAACGGCGGCCGCAAGCGCGCCGGCCGTCGCCAATCAGTCGAAATCCGCTTTCAGCACCACGCGGTAGCGCGC
This genomic stretch from Tahibacter amnicola harbors:
- a CDS encoding DsbC family protein, with protein sequence MFTKLSLALAFAAATTTAFAAEDNKAITDAIHSLVPNAKIDSISKSALPGFSEVVTGGQVVYVSSDGKYLLQGSLFDIANKKDLTESRLAGIRKELIDQVPKSKRIVFAPKDPKYTVTVYTDIDCGYCRKLHENIAQYNQQGIALEYLWFPRSGVGTPSYDKAVSVWCASDRNRAFTDAKAGKDPKSAKCDNPIAEQFELGQRVGINGTPTIIAPDGTQIGGYLPPEAMRQRLDALATASK